A region of Polyangiaceae bacterium DNA encodes the following proteins:
- a CDS encoding response regulator — MVNDPEQLNVLVIDDDEDVRRLLADVVTGRGHQALPAASAEEGMALLPIWTFQVAFLDQGLPGMEGLVLGEFLRKNNPDMTIALVTGEDEPRVERLARHLAITFIAKPFDVKQIQAVLDEAVADAHVRSVRRHRQEDTDFSPPIARFAGEIEQSFEMPHLPERIAERLTTTIKRKLSDLRSVGRYTERDRVLALSGLLAARVLGVDLPKTHAGHTLYEEYDEIMRQQGRRTEFEDK; from the coding sequence ATGGTCAACGATCCGGAGCAGCTCAACGTGCTCGTCATCGACGATGACGAAGACGTGCGCCGTCTGCTCGCCGACGTGGTCACCGGCCGCGGTCACCAGGCCCTACCGGCGGCCTCCGCGGAGGAGGGCATGGCCCTCCTGCCCATCTGGACCTTCCAGGTTGCCTTTCTCGACCAGGGCTTGCCCGGCATGGAGGGACTCGTGCTCGGGGAGTTCCTGCGCAAGAACAACCCCGACATGACCATCGCCCTGGTCACCGGGGAGGACGAGCCGCGGGTGGAGCGTCTGGCGAGGCACCTGGCCATCACCTTCATTGCCAAGCCCTTCGACGTGAAGCAGATCCAAGCAGTGCTCGACGAGGCCGTGGCAGACGCCCACGTCCGTAGCGTCCGGCGCCATCGTCAAGAGGACACGGACTTCTCCCCGCCCATCGCGCGCTTCGCCGGCGAGATCGAGCAGAGCTTCGAGATGCCCCACCTGCCGGAGCGCATCGCCGAGCGCCTGACCACCACCATCAAGCGCAAGCTCAGTGACTTGCGCTCGGTCGGCCGCTACACCGAACGTGACCGCGTGCTGGCGCTCTCCGGCCTCTTGGCGGCGCGCGTGCTCGGCGTGGACCTGCCCAAGACGCACGCGGGGCACACGCTGTACGAAGAGTACGACGAGATAATGCGGCAGCAGGGGCGACGCACGGAGTTCGAAGACAAGTAG
- a CDS encoding NAD(P)-dependent glycerol-3-phosphate dehydrogenase yields the protein MANASHVAVIGAGAWGTALSLLLAQKGDRVALWTWQAEHRDAMRAERENRAFFPGFPLPDGVVPTSDLSEALSGADLVVLVVPSDAFRRTLERMRPHVPEGVPLVSATKGIENDTLMLMSEIIVDVLGPEAKARSTFLSGPSFAKEVAQGSPTNVVVAGFEHELSMAVQHRFATDRFRVYSSDDPVGVEVGGALKNVIAIAAGACDGLGFGHNTRAALITRGLAEIARIAIAKSGNVLTLAGLAGMGDLVLTCTGELSRNRTVGFEMGRGRSLTEVLAGLGHVAEGVKTAKSAYQLAQALDVELPICNEVYRVLYEGKQPLEAVRDVLTRPLKREWG from the coding sequence ATGGCGAATGCGAGCCACGTCGCGGTCATCGGGGCCGGAGCCTGGGGGACGGCTCTGTCGCTGCTCTTGGCCCAGAAGGGCGACCGCGTCGCGCTCTGGACTTGGCAGGCGGAGCATCGCGACGCGATGCGCGCCGAGCGGGAGAACCGCGCATTCTTCCCCGGCTTCCCGCTGCCGGACGGCGTCGTGCCCACGTCCGACCTCTCCGAAGCGCTCAGCGGCGCGGACCTCGTGGTGCTGGTCGTGCCGTCCGATGCGTTCCGGCGGACCCTCGAGCGCATGCGCCCGCACGTGCCCGAGGGCGTACCGCTGGTCAGCGCGACCAAGGGCATCGAGAACGACACCTTGATGCTGATGAGCGAGATCATCGTGGACGTGCTCGGCCCCGAGGCGAAGGCGCGCTCCACGTTCCTGTCCGGACCGAGCTTCGCCAAGGAGGTCGCGCAGGGCAGCCCGACGAACGTCGTGGTCGCGGGCTTCGAGCACGAGCTCTCCATGGCGGTACAGCACCGCTTCGCCACCGATCGCTTCCGTGTCTACTCGAGCGACGACCCGGTGGGCGTGGAGGTCGGCGGCGCCCTCAAGAACGTCATCGCCATCGCCGCCGGCGCGTGCGACGGCCTCGGCTTCGGGCACAACACCCGCGCCGCGCTGATCACCCGAGGGCTGGCCGAGATCGCGCGCATCGCCATCGCCAAGAGCGGGAACGTGCTGACGCTGGCGGGGCTGGCGGGCATGGGCGACTTGGTGCTCACCTGCACCGGCGAGCTCAGCCGCAACCGCACCGTCGGCTTCGAGATGGGGCGCGGGCGCTCGCTCACGGAGGTGCTGGCGGGCCTCGGGCACGTGGCGGAGGGCGTGAAGACCGCGAAGAGCGCCTATCAGCTGGCGCAGGCCCTCGACGTGGAGTTGCCGATCTGCAACGAGGTGTACCGCGTGCTGTACGAGGGCAAGCAGCCCCTCGAGGCGGTGCGGGACGTATTGACGCGACCGCTGAAGCGGGAGTGGGGTTGA
- a CDS encoding trypsin-like peptidase domain-containing protein: MFAKAGLTLLSSFLVAGGCHGTNAPPQSAPQPHSAPTASAPLTPTAEPLPPVAPVSREGRIEDERNTIDVFHRVAPSTVFVTQKQVVVDWLQGKAMEVPSGAGTGFLWDDKGHVVTNYHVVRDARVLTVTLQDQKVYPAKLVGSEPRKDIAVLKIDAPRDALRPITLPPAADKLEVGQKVIAIGNPFGLDHTLTTGVVSALGRSMEGVGGVSIRDMIQTDAAINPGNSGGPLLDSRGHLIGMNTMIFSKSGAWAGIGFAVPVETIRRIVPELVSKGRVDQVGFGIRIDPMQRLERRFRIAGVVVLEVLPGTPAEKSGIRGITQSEEGVTLGDVIVKVADARVKSYDDLYNALDGKKPGQKVRVRIVRGTDELELVLELTLVQ; the protein is encoded by the coding sequence ATGTTCGCCAAAGCTGGTCTCACGCTGCTCTCGTCCTTTTTGGTCGCGGGCGGATGCCACGGCACGAACGCGCCGCCCCAGTCGGCGCCGCAGCCTCACTCGGCTCCGACCGCGAGCGCGCCACTCACGCCGACCGCCGAACCCCTGCCGCCCGTCGCCCCGGTCTCGCGGGAGGGAAGGATCGAGGACGAGCGCAATACCATCGACGTGTTCCACCGCGTCGCGCCGAGCACGGTCTTCGTGACCCAGAAGCAAGTCGTCGTGGACTGGCTGCAGGGCAAGGCGATGGAGGTCCCGTCCGGCGCGGGCACCGGCTTCCTCTGGGACGACAAGGGCCACGTGGTGACGAACTACCACGTGGTGCGCGACGCGCGCGTCTTGACCGTGACGCTCCAGGATCAGAAGGTCTACCCGGCCAAGCTCGTCGGCAGCGAGCCGCGCAAGGACATCGCGGTGCTGAAGATCGACGCGCCCCGGGACGCGCTCCGCCCGATCACGTTGCCGCCGGCCGCAGACAAGCTGGAGGTGGGGCAGAAGGTCATCGCCATCGGCAACCCCTTCGGGCTCGATCACACGTTGACCACCGGGGTCGTGAGCGCGCTCGGTCGCTCGATGGAAGGCGTGGGAGGCGTCAGCATCCGCGACATGATCCAGACGGACGCCGCCATCAACCCCGGCAACTCCGGGGGACCGCTGCTCGACAGCCGGGGCCACTTGATCGGCATGAACACCATGATCTTCTCCAAGAGCGGCGCCTGGGCGGGGATCGGCTTCGCGGTGCCGGTCGAGACCATCCGCCGCATCGTCCCGGAGCTGGTCAGCAAAGGGCGCGTCGATCAGGTGGGCTTCGGCATCCGCATCGATCCGATGCAGCGCCTGGAGCGGCGCTTCCGCATCGCCGGCGTGGTGGTGCTCGAGGTGCTCCCGGGTACGCCGGCCGAGAAGTCTGGGATTCGCGGGATCACTCAGAGTGAAGAGGGCGTGACCCTGGGCGACGTCATCGTCAAAGTCGCCGACGCGCGCGTCAAGAGCTACGACGACCTGTACAACGCGCTGGACGGCAAGAAACCCGGACAGAAGGTCCGGGTGCGGATCGTGCGTGGCACGGACGAGCTGGAGCTGGTGCTCGAGCTCACGCTCGTGCAGTGA
- a CDS encoding sigma 54-interacting transcriptional regulator has product MALVRYYPSDGAPVLTPLHKPVTTIGRALDNDVRLPDPSAAEHHAQIVFDGRDFQLEEIDRNAEILINGKKKRRARLVNGDRLTLGRAQLGFSMFSEPGAPAEERPDASGGASNELMGLRRLQSFSERLMTSSSVDDLLETLLDDVIELTGASRGVVLLVEPGEGDDRHPSVRASRNVQREAIQDPSGAISDSIVRQVIESKRPVIVSDALTDTTFSKSESVIALRLSSVMCVPLLAQGEVIGALYVGNDEIKHLFDRRELDLLNVFGAQASLILQNAMLVSALRADKEKLKTELHDKRFGEIIGSCASMLEVFRKLQKVAATDISVMITGETGTGKELIARELHRRSNREKGPFVTVNCGAIPENLMESEMFGHVKGAFTGAIASRPGKFQQADGGTLFLDEVGELTPQLQVKLLRAIQERVVYRVGDSRPEKCDIRIIAATNRNLEEMIKTGEFREDLYYRLNVVNIWLPPLRERADDIFIIAKALLSKYADELGSQVRGYSPQALAAIKRYTWPGNIRQLENRIKKALVLCDKSLLGPEDMDLGPEAMEPIVPLEKAKEDFQRRYVLEVLERNNGNRTQTARDLGVDPRTIFRYLEKEQNPMPSGAGGTAVEKE; this is encoded by the coding sequence ATGGCTCTGGTCCGCTACTACCCGTCCGACGGCGCGCCGGTCCTGACGCCGCTCCACAAGCCGGTCACGACCATCGGCCGGGCGCTGGACAACGACGTGCGGCTGCCGGACCCGAGCGCGGCGGAGCACCACGCACAGATCGTGTTCGACGGGCGGGACTTCCAGCTGGAGGAGATCGACCGCAACGCCGAGATCCTGATCAACGGCAAGAAGAAGCGCCGGGCACGCCTGGTCAACGGCGACCGCCTGACGCTCGGTCGCGCTCAGCTCGGCTTCAGCATGTTCAGCGAGCCCGGGGCGCCGGCGGAGGAGCGGCCGGACGCCAGCGGCGGAGCGTCGAACGAGCTGATGGGCCTCAGGCGCCTGCAGTCCTTCAGCGAGCGCCTGATGACGTCGAGCTCGGTGGACGACCTGCTCGAGACCCTGCTCGACGACGTGATCGAGCTGACCGGCGCCTCTCGCGGCGTCGTCCTCTTGGTCGAGCCGGGCGAGGGGGACGACCGCCACCCCAGCGTCCGCGCCAGCCGCAACGTGCAGCGCGAGGCGATTCAAGATCCTTCCGGCGCCATCAGCGACAGCATCGTGCGCCAGGTGATCGAGAGCAAGCGCCCGGTCATCGTCAGCGACGCGCTCACGGACACGACGTTCAGCAAGAGCGAGAGCGTGATCGCGCTGAGGCTCTCGAGCGTGATGTGCGTGCCGCTCCTGGCCCAGGGCGAGGTGATCGGCGCGCTCTACGTCGGCAACGACGAGATCAAGCACCTGTTCGACCGGCGCGAGCTGGATCTCCTGAACGTGTTCGGCGCGCAGGCCTCGCTGATCCTCCAGAACGCGATGCTGGTGAGCGCCCTCCGCGCGGACAAGGAGAAGCTCAAGACCGAGCTCCACGACAAACGCTTCGGCGAAATCATCGGCAGCTGCGCCAGCATGCTGGAGGTGTTCCGCAAGCTGCAGAAGGTGGCCGCGACCGACATCAGCGTGATGATCACCGGCGAGACGGGCACGGGCAAAGAGCTGATCGCCCGCGAGCTCCACCGCCGGAGCAACCGCGAGAAGGGGCCCTTCGTCACCGTCAACTGCGGCGCCATCCCCGAGAACCTGATGGAGAGCGAGATGTTCGGCCACGTGAAGGGCGCCTTCACCGGCGCCATCGCGAGCCGTCCCGGCAAGTTCCAGCAGGCCGACGGCGGCACGCTGTTCCTGGACGAGGTGGGCGAGCTCACCCCGCAGCTCCAGGTCAAGCTCCTGCGCGCCATCCAGGAGCGCGTGGTCTACCGCGTCGGGGACAGCCGGCCGGAGAAGTGCGACATCCGCATCATCGCCGCGACCAACCGCAACCTGGAGGAGATGATCAAGACCGGCGAGTTCCGCGAGGACCTCTACTACCGGTTGAACGTCGTCAACATCTGGCTGCCGCCGCTCCGGGAGCGGGCGGACGACATCTTCATCATCGCCAAGGCGCTGCTCAGCAAATACGCCGACGAGCTCGGGAGTCAGGTGCGGGGCTACTCGCCCCAGGCGCTGGCGGCCATCAAGCGCTACACCTGGCCGGGCAACATCCGGCAGCTCGAGAACCGCATCAAGAAGGCGCTCGTGCTGTGCGACAAGTCCCTGCTCGGTCCAGAGGACATGGACCTCGGGCCCGAGGCCATGGAGCCCATCGTTCCGCTCGAGAAGGCGAAGGAAGACTTCCAGCGGCGCTACGTGCTCGAGGTGCTCGAGCGCAACAACGGCAACCGCACGCAGACCGCGCGGGATCTCGGCGTCGATCCGCGGACCATCTTCCGCTACCTGGAGAAGGAGCAGAACCCGATGCCCAGCGGCGCGGGTGGGACGGCCGTCGAGAAGGAGTGA
- a CDS encoding rhodanese-like domain-containing protein — MLRFLLGDQKTSLPNAGELVAKGALLLDVRTPQEFADDHVIGALNVPVQELSSRLDELGPRERPIVIYCRSGARSANAKHLLEGAGFRHVHDMGAMFNVTGLPRQNG; from the coding sequence ATGCTGCGATTCCTATTGGGTGACCAAAAGACCTCTCTGCCCAACGCCGGGGAGCTGGTGGCGAAGGGCGCGCTGTTGCTGGACGTGCGAACCCCCCAGGAATTCGCGGACGACCACGTCATCGGCGCGCTGAACGTCCCGGTTCAGGAGCTCTCCTCACGCCTCGACGAGCTCGGACCGAGGGAGCGTCCGATCGTCATCTACTGCCGCTCCGGCGCCCGCAGTGCCAACGCCAAACACCTGCTGGAGGGCGCGGGCTTCCGACACGTCCACGACATGGGCGCGATGTTCAACGTGACGGGCCTGCCACGCCAGAACGGGTGA